One Chionomys nivalis chromosome 4, mChiNiv1.1, whole genome shotgun sequence genomic region harbors:
- the Setd2 gene encoding histone-lysine N-methyltransferase SETD2 isoform X2 has product MKQLPPQPPPKMGDFYDPEHPTPEEEENEAKIENVQKTGFIKGPMFKGVASSRFLPKGTKTKVNLEEQGRQKVSFSFSLTKKTLQNRFLTALSNEKQSDSPNSPATTLQVDSNPKVKMDTGDTFPTTEESSPPKSRVELGRIHFKKHLLHVTSRPQLATATAVASPPPTTIQLPAVIAESTVDSPPSSPPPPPPPPQATSPSPPAPISEPVALPHPPVTVLMTASVDRVQKEPPVKIVPESLEVDMKQDIVSNSLEEHTIQTSKEQADNPLQREDSHIGKEEEVSDGSKISLSSKKGSSKKKSSQFEGTFLGSESDEDSVRTSSSQRSHDLKSSTSIEKERDFKKSSAPSKSEDLGKSSRSKTERDDKYFSYSKLERDTRYVSSRCRSERDRRRSRSRSRSDRVSRTSLSYSRSERSHYYDSDRRYHRSSPYRERTRYSRPYTDNRARESSDSDDEYKKSYPRRTSSHSYRDLRTSSSYSKFDRDCKTETSYLEMERRGKYSSKLERESKRTSEHESIKRCCSSPTELGFRRGSSYSKHDNSASRYKSALSKPVSKSDKFKNSFCCAELNEESKQSHSFSLQTPCSKGSELRTINKISEREKTGSPSPSNQLNDSPTFKKLDESPILKTEFIGHDSLDNIKELESLSKVKNDQLRSFCSIELNINGSPETESDMATFCASKTDAISMTSDDSVTGSEVSPLVKACMLSSNGFQNIDRCKEKDSDDSCRQHSKSKSPFREPEPSLSPHHDKLMSLPGKTVEYSKTSIKESIDKRRCCYKTKDSDRCCSPVENSEAENIEPSVMKISSNSFMNVHLESKTVTCDNREPTDQHSEFACDEYKQSIGSTSSASPNHFDDLYESIGSSGIVSSFQNLPPGIKCDENTSSVLDAMQSKKSTEFLKYVGKETEVGSALPDSGKGFASWENRHNNVLSGQSLQEAQEEENSILHDRRERTEILDEEEGRGHTHTSDDSEVVFSYDLNLTMEDSDGITYTLKCDSSGNAPEIISTIHEDYSGSSGSSSDESDSEGTESDDSSIPRNRLQSVVVVPKNSTLPMEETSPSSSRSSHSYRHYSDHWEDERLESRRHSYEDKFESMASKGCPQTEKFFLHKGTERNLETSYSQFSRKVDNHLPEIAHSQSDGVDSTSHTDLKSDPLGHLNSEDTVRAKTSRSQELPLYSDDFEDIPNKSRQQIIFCNRPDSSRLGKTEMNFSSSCDISCMDGLHSSEELRNVGWDFSQQERPTSTYQQPDSSYGACGTHKYQQNAEHFGGTHNYWQGNGYWDPRSAGRPPGTGVAYDRIQGQVPDSLTDDREEEENWDQRSGSHFSSQSNKFFFHQKDKGSVQAPEISSNSTKDSLVTNERKDFSKNFEKNDIKERGPPKKRRQELESDSESDSELQARKKVRVESEPGETSAALHSGLVGPSCAMADFRDPQRWKEFAKLGKMPCYFDLIEENVYLTERKKNKSHRDIKRMQCECTPLSKDERAQGEVACGEDCLNRLLMIECSSRCPNGDYCSNRRFQRKQHADVEVILTEKKGWGLRAAKDLPSNTFVLEYCGEVLDHKEFKARVKEYARNKNIHYYFMALKNDEIIDATQKGNCSRFMNHSCEPNCETQKWTVNGQLRVGFFTTKLVPSGSELTFDYQFQRYGKEAQKCFCGSANCRGYLGGENRVSIRAAGGKMKKERSRKKDSVDGELEALMENGEGLSDKNQVLSLSRLMVRIETLEQKLTCLKLIQNTHSQSCLKSFLERHGLSLLWIWMAELGDGRESNQKLQEEIIKTLEHLPIATKNMLEESKVLPIIQRWSQTKTAVPQLSEGDGYSSENTSRAHTPLNTPDPSIKLSTEVDTETPKKLMFRRLKIISENSMDSAISDVTSELECKDGKEDLDQLETVTVDDDDDLQSQQLLAQQLCESKVESETSIEGNKLPTSEPEADVEAELKESSGTKLEETIAEETQSQDEEEGVSDVESERSQEPPDKTVDISDLATKLLDSWKDLKLLRAARSLLTSPADHVSPFLNSIFNFVLKKNVNLACIL; this is encoded by the exons agaagaagaaaatgag GCAAAGATTGAAAATGTGCAGAAAACAGGTTTCATCAAAGGACCAATGTTTAAAGGTGTTGCTTCTAGTCGATTTTTGCCCAAAGGCACGAAGACAAAAGTTAATTTGGAGGAACAGGGACGACAGAAGGTGTCATTCAGCTTCAGtcttacaaagaaaactttaCAGAACAGGTTTCTCACTGCACTTAGCAATGAAAAGCAAAGTGATTCTCCAAACTCCCCAGCTACAACTCTTCAAGTAGACTCAAACCCTAAAGTTAAAATGGACACAGGAGATACTTTTCCTACTACAGAAGAATCTTCCCCACCAAAGTCAAGAGTGGAATTGGGTAGAATTCATTTTAAGAAACACCTGCTTCATGTGACATCCAGGCCACAGCTGGCTACAGCCACAGCGGTAGCATCTCCCCCTCCCACTACAATACAGTTACCAGCAGTCATAGCAGAATCAACTGTAGATTCACCACCTTcatctccacctccacctcctccacctccccaagccacatcaccatcaccaccagcaccaATATCAGAGCCAGTGGCCTTGCCACACCCCCCAGTAACAGTACTAATGACTGCATCAGTGGATAGAGTTCAGAAAGAACCACCAGTTAAAATTGTACCAGAATCTTTAGAGGTGGATATGAAACAGGATATTGTATCTAACAGTTTGGAAGAACACACAATTCAAACTTCTAAAGAACAAGCAGATAATCCCCTACAAAGAGAAGATTCCCatattgggaaggaagaagaagtttCAGATGGTTCTAAGATAAGCCTCAGTTCTAAAAAAGGGAGTTCTAAGAAGAAATCTTCACAATTTGAAGGCACATTTCTTGGTTCAGAATCTGATGAAGATTCTGTACGGACTTCCTCCAGTCAAAGATCACATGATTTAAAATCTTCCACAAGCATTGAGAaggaaagagattttaaaaagagcTCAGCACCTTCAAAAAGTGAGGATTTGGGGAAGTCATCGAGAtctaaaacagagagagatgataAATACTTTAGCTACTCAAAACTTGAAAGAGATACTCGGTATGTATCTTCCCGATGTAGGTCTGAAAGAGACCGAAGGCGGAGCCGATCTCGTTCTAGATCTGACAGAGTCTCTAGAACTAGTTTGTCTTATTCTCGGTCAGAGCGATCTCATTATTATGATTCTGATCGACGCTACCATAGGAGTTCCCCTTACCGTGAAAGGACACGCTATTCTCGGCCCTATACAGATAACAGGGCACGGGAGAGCTCGGACTCTGACGATGAGTATAAGAAGTCATATCCAAGGCGCACCTCATCTCATTCCTACAGAGACCTAAGGACATCATCATCTTACTCTAAATTTGATCGGGACTGTAAAACTGAGACCTCCTACTTAGagatggagagaagaggaaagtaTTCTTCAAAACTAGAAAGAGAATCCAAACGGACTTCAGAGCATGAATCCATAAAAAGATGTTGTTCTTCCCCAACTGAACTGGGATTCCGACGGGGGTCCTCCTATTCTAAGCATGATAACAGTGCTTCCCGTTACAAATCTGCCCTTTCAAAACCCGTATCCAAGtctgataaatttaaaaattctttctgttGTGCAGAATTAAATGAGGAAAGCAAACAATCTCATTCTTTTAGTTTGCAGACTCCTTGTTCAAAAGGTAGTGAattaagaacaattaataaaatttctgaaagagaaaagacTGGGTCTCCATCTCCATCAAATCAATTAAATGATTCacctacttttaaaaagctagaTGAATCTCCTATTCTTAAGACTGAATTTATAGGCCATGATAGCCTTGACAATATTAAAGAATTAGAGTCATTATCAAAAGTGAAAAATGATCAGTTAAGAAGTTTCTGTTCTattgaattaaatataaatggatCTCCAGAGACAGAATCTGATATGGCAACATTTTGTGCCTCTAAAACAGATGCGATTTCAATGACTTCTGATGATAGTGTGACTGGATCAGAGGTATCCCCTTTGGTCAAGGCTTGCATGCTTTCATCAAATGGATTTCAGAACATTGATAGATGTAAAGAAAAAGACTCAGATGATAGCTGTAGGCAGCATAGTAAGTCTAAAAGTCCATTTAGGGAGCCAGAACCTTCATTGTCACCACACCATGATAAACTCATGTCTTTGCCAGGTAAGACTGTAGAATATTCCAAAACATCAATTAAAGAATCAATTGATAAGAGACGTTGTTGTTACAAAACCAAAGATTCAGATAGATGCTGTTCTCCAGTTGAGAACTCTGAAGCTGAAAATATTGAACCTTCAGTTATGAAGATTTCTTCAAATAGCTTTATGAATGTGCATTTGGAATCAAAAACAGTTACATGTGATAATAGAGAACCGACAGATCAACACTCAGAATTTGCATGTGATGAATATAAGCAGAGCATCGGTAGCACTAGTTCAGCCTCACCTAACCATTTTGATGATTTGTATGAGTCTATAGGAAGTTCAGGTATTGTTTCATCTTTTCAGAACCTTCCGCCAGGAATAAAATGTGACGAGAATACATCTTCAGTTCTAGATGCCATGCAGAGTAAAAAAAGCACAGAGTTTTTAAAGTACGtagggaaagaaacagaagtgGGTAGTGCCCTTCCTGATTCGGGAAAGGGATTTGCTTCTTGGGAAAACAGGCACAATAATGTATTATCTGGGCAGTCTTTGCAAGAGGCTCAAGAAGAAGAGAATTCCATATTGCATGAtaggagagaaagaacagaaatcttagatgaggaagaaggaagaggacatACACATACTTCTGATGATTCAGAAGTTGTATTTTCTTATGATTTGAACTTAACCATGGAAGACAGTGATGGTATAACTTACACCTTAAAATGTGACAGTAGTGGTAATGCTCCTGAAATTATATCGACTATCCATGAAGATTATTCTGGATCTTCTGGAAGTTCAAGTGACGAAAGTGATTCAGAAGGTACAGAGTCTGATGACAGCAGTATCCCAAGAAACCGTCTCCAGTCTGTTGTGGTTGTGCCAAAGAATTCTACTTTGCCCATGGAAGAGACAAGTCCCAGTTCTTCTCGGAGCAGTCATAGCTACCGACATTATTCTGACCACTGGGAAGATGAAAGATTAGAGTCAAGGAGACATTCATATGAGGATAAGTTTGAGAGTATGGCAAGTAaaggctgtcctcagactgaaAAATTCTTCCTTCATAAAGGAACAGAGAGGAATTTAGAAACTTCTTATTCACAGTTCAGCAGAAAAGTAGATAATCACCTACCTGAAATTGCTCATTCTCAAAGTGACGGGGTTGATAGTACAAGTCATACAGACTTGAAATCTGACCCTCTAGGTCACCTAAATTCAGAGGACACAGTAAGAGCCAAAACATCTAGGTCACAAGAGCTACCACTTTATTCTGATGATTTTGAAGATATCCCAAATAAGTCTCGGCAACAGATAATTTTCTGTAATAGGCCTGATAGTAGTAGACTAGGAAAAACAGAGATGAACTTTTCTTCCTCTTGTGACATTTCCTGTATGGATGGCTTGCACTCATCAGAAGAGCTCAGAAACGTAGGGTGGGACTTCTCCCAACAAGAAAGGCCCACTAGCACATACCAGCAACCTGACAGCAGCTATGGAGCCTGTGGTACACACAAGTATCAACAAAATGCTGAACATTTTGGTGGGACCCATAATTACTGGCAAGGCAATGGTTATTGGGATCCAAGATCAGCCGGCAGACCTCCAGGAACCGGGGTTGCTTATGATCGAATTCAAGGGCAGGTACCGGATTCTTTAACAGATGATcgggaagaagaggagaattgGGATCAGCGAAGTGGATCACATTTTTCAAGCCAGTCCAATAAATTTTTCTTCCATCAAAAGGACAAGGGATCAGTGCAAGCACCTGAAATAAGCAGCAATTCAACTAAGGATTCTTTAGTTACAAATGAAAGGAAAGATTTTTCAAAAAACTTTGAGAAAAATGACATAAAAGAAAGAGGACCCCCTAAAAAACGAAGGCAAGAATTGGAGAGTGATTCTGAAAGTGATAGTGAGCTGCAGGCTAGAAAGAAAGTTAGAGTGGAGAGTGAGCCAGGAGAGACCTCAGCAGCGCTCCACTCGGGGCTGGTGGGGCCTTCCTGTGCGATGGCTGACTTCAGGGACCCACAGCGGTGGAAAGAATTTGCCAAGCTGGGAAAGATGCCCTGTTACTTTGATCTTATTGAAGAAAACGTTTATTTAACTGAAAG AAAGAAGAATAAATCCCATCGGGATATTAAGCGGATGCAATGTGAGTGCACACCTCTCTCCAAAGATGAGAGAGCTCAAGGAGAAGTGGCCTGTGGAGAAGACTGCCTTAATCGTCTCCTCATGATTGAGTG TTCCTCTCGATGTCCAAATGGAGATTATTGTTCGAATAGACGGTTTCAGAGAAAGCAGCATGCAGATGTGGAAGTTATACTTACGGAAAAGAAAGGCTGGGGCTTACGAGCTGCTAAGGATCTTCCTTC GAACACCTTCGTCTTGGAATACTGTGGAGAGGTACTTGACCATAAAGAGTTTAAGGCGCGGGTGAAAGAATACGCACGGAACAAAAACATCCACTATTATTTCATGGCTCTGAAAAATGATGAG ATAATAGATGCCACTCAAAAGGGGAATTGCTCTCGTTTCATGAATCATAGCTGTGAGCCAAACTGTGAAACCCAAAAA TGGACTGTGAATGGACAACTGAGGGTTGGATTTTTTACCACCAAGCTAGTTCCTTCGGGTTCAGAGTTAACATTTGACTATCAATTCCAAAGATATGG CAAAGAAGCTCAGAAATGTTTCTGTGGGTCAGCTAATTGCCGGGGTTACCTGGGAGGAGAAAACAGAGTCAGCATCAGAGCAGCAGGAGGGAAGATGAAAAAGGAGCGCTCTCGAAAGAAGGATTCA GTGGATGGAGAGCTAGAAGCGCTGATGGAAAATGGTGAGGGCCTCTCTGATAAAAACCAGGTTCTCAGTTTATCCCGGCTCATGGTTAGAATTGAAACTCTGGAACAGAAACTTACTTGTCTCAAGCTCATTCAG AACACACACTCTCAGTCCTGTCTCAAGTCATTTCTGGAGCGTCATGGGTTGTCTTTGCTGTGGATCTGGATGGCAGAGCTTGGTGATGGCCGGGAAAGTAACCAGAAACTTCAAGAAGAG ATTATAAAGACGTTGGAGCATTTACCTATTGCTACTAAAAATATGTTGGAAGAAAGCAAAGTACTTCCAATTATTCAACGCTGGTCTCAGACCAAGACTGCTGTCCCTCAGTTAAGTGAAGGCGATGGATATTCTAGTGAGAATACATCACGTGCTCACACACCGCTTAATACACCTGATCCTTCCATCAAGCTGAGCACAGAAGTGGATACAGAGACTCCCAAGAAACTCATGTTTCGCAGGCTTAAAATTATAAGTGAAAATAGCATGGACAGTGCGATCTCAGATGTAACCAGTGAGCTAGAATGCAAGGATGGTAAAGAGGACCTTGATCAACTAGAAACTGTCACTGTAGACGATGACGACGACTTGCAGTCACAACAGCTACTAGCACAACAGCTGTGTGAGTCCAAAGTCGAGAGTGAAACTAGCATCGAAGGGAATAAATTACCCACGTCTGAGCCAGAGGCTGATGTCGAGGCAGAGCTCAAAGAAAGCAGTGGCACAAAACTAGAAGAAACTATTGCTGAGGAAACACAATCCCAAGATGAAGAGGAGGGTGTGTCTGATGTTGAAAGTGAGAGGAGCCAAGAACCACCTGATAAAACAGTGGATATAAGTGATTTGGCCACCAAGCTGCTAGACAGCTGGAAAGACCTAAag CTTCTCAGGGCAGCAAGGAGCTTGTTAACATCACCAGCTGATCATGTGTCTCCTTTTCTCAACTCCATTTTCAACTTCGTGCTGAAGAAAAACGTGAACCTAGCGTGCATTCTgtga